A window of Diabrotica virgifera virgifera chromosome 9, PGI_DIABVI_V3a contains these coding sequences:
- the LOC126891284 gene encoding E3 SUMO-protein ligase KIAA1586-like: MEPSKKNQKTLFSFFSKQPNEDKGEEVNDFGVSLSGKNSTSLRVSSDEKSDLQAGTESNSSVSSSSNMHEHDEQNKSEWPSIWTIDMWERKKEAFPWLGCKNGSLGCTLCSTVSHLGAFKKERTSISKEWCTFAITFNGSSKSAQLTSLRKKIFLHKQSSAHLTAESITAKANEETIENVCDKMNVSNLESTIKVFRSAYYLAKNDRPFSDYSKLLQLQKMNGVDIGVGLHSRFSATEIIDHISHEMKKRITQQVKSISGKISILIDESTSLSDKSTLIVYLKCETSKDLPPNVLFLDLIELPNQTADSIFEALLGCLKKYGFDFEYLKENLVAFACDGASVMLGKKSGVVEKLLQQFPNIVPWHCMNHRIELAVSDSINDVGAINHFQMFMDKLYTLYSKSPKNQRELAECASELDLQLQKVDRILGTRWVSSSFKTVMAVWYGYQALYSHFKKAQEDKNRTTTERAMYGGLIRRLTSTQFLSDLAIMYDILAELTMVSECLQNREATVVYADKLIRRSIAFFECLKEKPGTKTLEAKRAAITGNFCHVPLTSSNKITAINDQQLLSSVINNLKRRLFTTRSSNEPSNKATGNNYDYEKEYESLLSELKVLESNNWPPEKYVGYGEQEIEHLCARFRLNANKIKNSFRDYLENSTTIPKDLNPLINCTKLIPCSSAECERGFSHMNIIISPTRSKLTIEHVSALMFIKLNGPSIQTWKPENYVKAWLRRHRTADDTRTRRANLQPDKEEEDAFAIYL; the protein is encoded by the coding sequence ATGGAGCCgtcaaagaaaaatcaaaaaacactGTTTTCGTTCTTTTCTAAGCAACCAAATGAAGATAAAGGTGAAGAAGTAAATGATTTCGGTGTATCTCTTTCAGGGAAAAATTCTACTTCTCTTCGTGTGTCTTCAGATGAAAAAAGTGATTTACAGGCAGGAACTGAAAGTAATTCTTCTGTAAGTTCGTCTTCGAATATGCATGAGCATGATGAACAAAATAAATCAGAATGGCCTTCTATATGGACTATTGATATGTGGGAACGCAAAAAAGAAGCCTTCCCATGGTTGGGTTGCAAAAACGGTTCATTAGGCTGTACATTATGTAGCACCGTTTCTCATCTTGGTGCTTTTAAAAAGGAACGTACATCAATTTCTAAAGAATGGTGCACATTTGCAATAACATTCAATGGGTCTAGTAAGTCTGCCCAACTTACTTCcctaagaaaaaaaatttttcttcacAAGCAATCATCAGCCCACTTGACTGCTGAGAGCATAACCGCTAAGGCGAACGAGGAAACTATTGAAAACGTTTGTGATAAAATGAACGTTTCCAATCTAGAATCTACAATTAAAGTATTTCGATCAGCTTACTATTTGGCAAAAAATGATAGGCCCTTTTCTGATTATTCTAAACTTTTGCAACTTCAGAAAATGAATGGTGTAGACATTGGTGTAGGATTACACTCTAGATTTAGTGCAACTGAAATCATTGACCACATTTCTCATGAAATGAAAAAGCGAATTACTCAACAGGTGAAAAGCATTTCaggtaaaatttcgattttgatcGATGAATCTACAAGCTTAAGTGATAAATCTaccttgattgtttatttaaaatgtGAAACCAGCAAAGATTTGCCACCAAATGTCTTATTCTTAGACCTAATTGAATTGCCTAATCAAACTGCTGATTCTATTTTTGAGGCACTTTTAGGTTGTTTGAAAAAATATGGGTTTGATTTTGAGTACCTAAAAGAGAATTTAGTTGCATTTGCCTGTGATGGCGCTAGTGTCATGTTAGGTAAAAAATCTGGCGTCGTAGAAAAGCTACTACAACAGTTTCCCAACATTGTTCCTTGGCATTGCATGAACCATAGGATAGAGTTAGCTGTGAGTGACTCTATCAATGACGTTGGGGCTATTAACCATTTTCAAATGTTTATGGACAAACTGTACACTCTGTATAGTAAATCGCCTAAAAACCAAAGAGAACTAGCCGAGTGTGCTAGTGAGCTTGATTTGCAACTACAGAAAGTTGATCGCATTTTGGGCACGAGATGGGTTTCCAGTTCATTTAAAACTGTTATGGCCGTTTGGTATGGATATCAAGCATTGTACTCCCATTTTAAGAAGGCCCAAGAAGACAAGAACAGAACAACAACCGAACGAGCAATGTACGGTGGGTTGATTAGGCGCTTGACATCAACTCAGTTTCTGTCAGATTTGGCGATAATGTATGACATATTAGCTGAATTAACAATGGTTTCAGAATGTCTTCAAAATAGGGAGGCAACTGTTGTTTATGCAGACAAACTCATAAGAAGGTCAATTGCTTTTTTCGAGTGCCTTAAAGAAAAACCTGGAACTAAGACCCTTGAGGCCAAGAGAGCTGCAATCACTGGTAATTTTTGTCATGTTCCCTTAACAAGTAGCAACAAAATAACTGCTATTAATGACCAGCAGTTGCTATCAAGTGTTATTAACAACCTAAAACGGAGACTTTTCACAACAAGAAGCAGTAACGAACCATCTAATAAAGCCACAGGGAACAATTATGATTATGAAAAAGAGTATGAATCTCTCCTTTCAGAACTGAAAGTACTTGAAAGTAACAACTGGCCTCCAGAGAAATATGTTGGATACGGtgaacaagaaatcgaacatctCTGTGCAAGATTTAGGTTGAATGCCAACAAAATTAAGAACAGCTTCAGAGATTACCTGGAAAACAGCACTACGATTCCGAAGGACTTAAACCCACTGATAAACTGCACAAAGCTTATTCCTTGCAGTTCAGCAGAGTGTGAACGTGGCTTCAGTCACATGAATATTATTATATCGCCAACACGGTCAAAACTGACCATCGAGCACGTATCAGCATTGATGTTTATCAAGTTGAATGGACCAAGTATCCAGACATGGAAACCAGAGAATTACGTCAAGGCATGGTTAAGACGACACCGTACAGCTGATGATACTAGAACTCGACGAGCCAACCTCCAACCTGACAAAGAGGAAGAAGATGCATTTGCCATTTATTTGTAA